DNA sequence from the Pseudomonas fluorescens Q2-87 genome:
CCGGCGCAAGGGGACAAGCCGGCTTATAGCTTCGAGGTGTGGGAGAAGCTCTAAGGCAAAAGCTTCGCGAGCAAGCCCGCTCCCACAATTGACCGAGTTGTATCAGCAGAAACCGGTCGACTGTGGGAGCGGGCTTGCTCGCGAAGGCGATCGACCAGGCGCCGCAACTCAAGCGTGCACCAATTCCCCATGCTCCTCGGCATCCAGCAACGCCTTGTCGGTTTGCTGCATCACCTGGCTGGTGATCGCCCCGGCGGTGATCGAGCCGCTGACGTTCAACGCCGTGCGGCCCATGTCGATCAGTGGTTCGACGGAAATCAGCAGCGCCACCAACGAGACCGGCAAGCCCATGGCCGGTAGCACGATCAACGCAGCGAATGTCGCGCCGCCACCGACCCCGGCCACACCGGCTGAACTCAGGGTCACAATTGCCACCAGTGTCGCGATCCACAGCGGATCCAGCGGGTTGATGCCCACGGTCGGTGCGACCATCACCGCCAGCATGGCCGGATAGAGCCCGGCGCAGCCGTTCTGGCCGATGGTCGCGCCGAACGAAGCGCTGAAGCTGGCGATGGCCCGTGGAATGCCGAGGCGGCTGGTCTGGGCTTCAATGCTCAACGGGATGGTTGCGGCGCTGGAGCGGCTGGTGAACGCAAAGGTCAGCACCGGCCAGATCTTGCGGAAGAAGCGCAGCGGGTTTATTCCAGCGGCGGACACCAGCAGGCCATGAACCACGAACATCAGGCCCAGCCCCAAGTACGACACCACGACAAAACTGCCGAGCTTGATGATGTCTTGCAGGTTGGAGCCGGCGACCACTTTGGTCATCAGTGCCAGCACACCGTATGGGGTCAACTTCATCACCAGGCGCACCAGGCGAGTCACCCAGCTTTGCAGGGTGTCGATGGCGTTGATCACTTTCTGACCTTTCTCCACATCATCCTTGAGCAATTGCAGGGCCGCGACACCCAGGAACGCGGCGAAAATCACCACGCTGATGATCGACGTCGGCTTGGCCCGGGCCAGGTCGGCGAAGGGGTTCTGTGGAATGAACGAAAGCAGCAGTTGCGGGACATTCAGGTCGGCGACCTTGCCGGCGTAGTCGCTTTGGATCACTTGCAGGCGCGCCAGCTCCTGGGTCCCGGCCACCAAGCCTTCGGCGGTGAGACCGAACAGGTTGGTCAGGCCGATGCCGATCAGGGCGGCGATGGCGGTGGTGAACAGCAACGTGCCGATGGTCAGGAAGCTGATCTTGCCCAGGGACGAGGCGTTATGCAGCCGGGCCACGGCGCTGAGAATCGAGGCGAAGACCAGCGGG
Encoded proteins:
- a CDS encoding L-cystine transporter, which codes for MNLPLILNLLVFLALLFGLAQTRHSTWSLAKKVLLALALGVVFGVALHAIYGAGNPVLKASIGWFDLVGNGYVQLLQMIVIPLVFASILSAVARLHNASSLGKISFLTIGTLLFTTAIAALIGIGLTNLFGLTAEGLVAGTQELARLQVIQSDYAGKVADLNVPQLLLSFIPQNPFADLARAKPTSIISVVIFAAFLGVAALQLLKDDVEKGQKVINAIDTLQSWVTRLVRLVMKLTPYGVLALMTKVVAGSNLQDIIKLGSFVVVSYLGLGLMFVVHGLLVSAAGINPLRFFRKIWPVLTFAFTSRSSAATIPLSIEAQTSRLGIPRAIASFSASFGATIGQNGCAGLYPAMLAVMVAPTVGINPLDPLWIATLVAIVTLSSAGVAGVGGGATFAALIVLPAMGLPVSLVALLISVEPLIDMGRTALNVSGSITAGAITSQVMQQTDKALLDAEEHGELVHA